CTCGAAATGCGGGGACTTGCGAACACGACTGGTGGACATATGATCTTGACGGATAGTTTCACCTCGTCCATGTACAAGCAGTCCTTTGCGCGAGTATTCAACAAGGATGCAGACGACAACCTTCTAATGGGCTTTAATGCCGAACTGGAGGTCTTGACAACCAAGGAGCTCAAGATCACCGGCCTTATCGGTCATGCCGTCTCGCTGAACAAGAAGTCCGTGTCAGTCGGCGAAACCGAGTGTGGTATTGGAAACACATGCGCGTGGAAGATGTGCGGTATTGATCCCGAGGCTTCATATGGTGTCTACTTCGAGATCGCTGGTCAAGGAGGGCCGAATCAAATGCAGTCGGGACAGCAACAGGCGCTGATTCAATTCCTCACACGCTACCAGCACTCAGCCGGCCAATATCGCCTGAGAGGTATGTTAATCAAGCAGGCAAGACTGGGTATAAATGCTAATGTTTACAGTTACCACCGTCGCCCGGCCTATGAGCGGTCCCTCCGGCGATCCCGCCATCGCGCAGTCATTCGACCAAGAAGCTGCCGCCGTACTAATGTCGAGAATAGCCGTCTTCAAGGCGGAGGTTGATGACGGTCCAGATGTTTTGCGCTGGGTCGACCGTATGCTTATCAGACTGTGTGCCCGCTTTGCCGAGTACAGGAAAGACGATCCATCGTCATTCAGGTAAGCACCTCTCCGCTCCCTAAACATTGAGAAGCTGCGAGCTTTCCCGGCTTTTTCTTGTATCCAGTCTGAACATATGCTGACTCTTCGCACAGGCTCGAGAAGAACTTTACGCTCTACCCGCAATTCATGTTCCATCTTCGTCGGTCACAATTCCTACAGGTCTTCAACAACTCGCCCGATGAGACGGCCTTTTACCGACACGTAATGAACCACGAGGACGTCAGCAACTCTCTTATCATGATCCAACCAACACTGGATAGCTATGGTTTCGACCACGAAGGCGGACAACCTGTACTCCTCGATTCCAGCTCGATCCAGTCCGAGACGGTCCTGTTGCTCGACACCTTCTTCCACATCCTCATCTTCCACGGCGAGACTATGGCCGAGTGGCGCAAGGCAGGCTACCAAGAACAAGAGGGTTACGAGAACTTCAGGGAGCTCTTGGAGGCACCGAAAGAGGATGCCAAGGAGTTGATTCAAGACCGCTTCCCACTGCCTCGATTCATCGTCTGTGACGCTGGTGGCTCGCAGGCCCGTTTCTTGCTCAGCAAGCTTAATCCGTCCACTACACACACTTCTGGCACCTACGGAGGCGTTGCGCAGACTGCGCAAACAATCTTCACGGACGATGTTAGTCTGCAAACTTTTATGGATCACCTCATGAAGCTTGCAGTGTCGGGCACCAGTTAAGAAGACAAGGACTTTTTTTAGAATGGGTCAGCAAGCGCAAGAAAGGCAGTGCAGTGTACTTGTGGCAttttgtgtgtgtgtgtgtgttttATATGATTAGCGAAGAAATGAAATCCTTGAAAGTCCATGGAATCTTCACACTCCATTTGTCAACATTTTACAAAAAAAATCTAACCCAAGTTGATATCGATGCTTGTTACTAGATATTAACACCGCAATATCTGTATCTATAACGGCAAGCAGTACAAAAAAGCAATCTAGACGTCATCCATCCCAACACCTTATACGCACACAATAAGTAAATGACAGGATTCAGAATCGTTCGGCATCATTATCATCACACAACGAAGACGCAAATGACAAATCACAACAAACAAAGGCGATGATATAATTGATTGAAACCATGGCATTTTTGATTGATTGGTACTAATATACCATACCAcaccacacacacacacgcTTTTTTGTTCcttgctctctctctctcgTACGTACCCAGCCAACCAACGCCTAAGTAGCGCATTGGAAAATTGGGGTTATGTTATTGAAACACGAACGATGGACAGACGTATGTATGTgtgacgatgatgatgatgatgatgacaaAAGGTAAGTCGCAGTCGAGTCGGGTCGGGTCATTGAACATGTACATGAAAATCCGAATCTCCCTTTTTTCCCTCAACTCCATCTGAGATATGTATCTGACGGTCAAAACATTTTATGCTTGGAATCTACTTATGCAGAGAAGACGAACACTTGACGCCGAGACGAGACAGAGTACGAAAGTTTACGCCTTTGCCTTTTTGGCTTTCTTAGGCTTTGCGACGGCctttgtcttcttcttcttgtcttCGACGACgttgtcttcttcttcttcttcttcggcgATGAGTTCGGGCGTGGGGAGTATTTCCTTCTTGGTTCTCTTGCTCTTGCGTGCGGGTTCTGCGACGGCGGCAGGCTCCTCCTCTTCGGTGACGGTGGCAGCGGGGGTGTCAAGGGCAACGTCCGACTTGCGCTTCTTGTCTTTTTTGGTCTTCTTGTCTGCGATGGGTTCAGTCACTACGGTGACTTGCTCGACTGCGACAGTGGGCTCCTCGGCTGCCTTTGCCTTTGTGGCCTTCTTGCCCTTTTTGGCTGGTGCGGGTGAGACGGCCTCTGTGACTGTGAGGGTCTCGGTTGATTCAACGCCAGCCTTTGCGGCCTTCTTTCCCTTCTTTCCCTTGGGGGCCTCAGCGACGGGAGCTTCTTCCGCTAGTGTCTCGGTGAGGAGCTGTTGGGGCTCTGCGGCCTTGAGCGTAGTTTGCTTTGGAACGCTGTCAACGGTCTTGAGTGCAGGCGCCTCGAACTCGTAGTCAAAGGTCTCCTTAAGCTCCTTTGCCTTGCTAGTCCGCCTCTTGTTCTCCGTCTCAACGCGCTTTTCCCATTGAGCCCGCTCAGCGCCACGTTCCATCTCCAGACCAGCCTTCTTGTTACGAGGGTCGACCTTGAACCGGTCTTTTCCACCCTTGAAGAGATCGGGGTGTACTTGATCGGTGGGGATCAGGTGGACCTTGAGGATGTGGCCGAACAGCAGGTAGTTGTTCATGGTTCGCGCGACAATGTCAGCGACTTCTTGGGATTGGAACTCGACGAAAGCGTAGTGCTTGGAGGCGCCCGTCTTCTTGTTGCGCGACAGACGTAGCTTGTTGACCTTGCCGAACTGGGAGAAGTACTTCTTCATCTGTGATTCGAAGAAACCGCGGGGTACACGACTGGAAGAAAGGTTAGCAAGGCACTAGCATCTCATGTGATGTACATACCCAACATAGATGACACCCGGCTGGTTGGACTTGGGGGCGTTCTCTGCCTCCTTGATTGCTTTCCGCTGcttcgcgctgagcttgGGGACCTTTGCATCCTCGTCGAAGTTGAGGTCGTCGTCCGCATCCGTATCGTCGTCGCTGAAGCCAGCAAGTAGGGCAGCTGTTTGGTCGTCCTCAGCAGCGTCCTCAGCGTCCTCGGCGTCCTCAGCACCCTCAGCATCTTCAGCAGCGTCTTCGACTACTGCAACCTCAGTGACTTGGACTTCGGGCTCAGGCGCCTCCTGCTTCTTGGCTGCCTTGGCCTTCTTTGGCTTTGTGACGGTGATGGTCTCTTTTACGACAGTGGTAGTTTCCTCGGCAGGTGCAGCATCAGCCGTCTTGGTCTTCTTGGTCTTCTTCACCTTTTCCTTGGGCGCTTCCACGACGACTGTCTCCTCTGTGACAGCGGCCTTGGCCTTCTTTCCCTGCTTCTTGGGCTTCTCTTGCACCTCGGTGACCTCGACCGCCTCAGCGACAGGCTCAGCAGCCACCTCATCGACCTTTGTGGCGGCTTTGCTCTTCTTGCCCTTTTTCGGCTTCACAGCTTCGGCAACGGGCGCCTCTTCCTCCACGACGTCGTCAATTTCCATAAAGTCAGCGGCTTGTTTGCGCGCTGATTTCCTTGTCGGCTTGGCATCGGCCACAACGGCAGCAACATCGTCGGATTTTCTAGCCTTCTTCGCCTTGGGCGCTGCCTCTGATGCGCCTGTCGAGAGTCAGTGAAGTGCTTTACGAATATCAGACACGTGACTGCTCACCCTTGCGCTTCTTGCTCTTGGTATCGTCGGCGGCCATTGTAAATAATGCACCTGAAATCCTTGTCGTGTGTGATGCGCGGTTGTTGCGCGCAAAGGTGGTGTGGAGAGCTCGAGCGCGGGAACTTTTTTCGACACAGTCGCGCTAACTACTGTAGTGGACCCTCGCCAAGGTCGACTATCAGCAGCAGCTTACAACCACGCGGCGAAAGCACCTCTCCGAGCTTACGATTCACAAAACACTTGACGGAACGAACCGCCGTGTTGACCGGCTGATCTCTTACACTTGTGTTTATGCAAGGGGTTCTGACAATTCAACACCTAATCTTGCCAAGTTTGCTCGGCGTATCTGCACCAACATGGCACCAATCGTTGACATGAGCGACAAGAACGCGTGGGACGATTCTGTATTGATCGACTCGTGGGACAATGCTGTCAACGAGTACAAGGTAGGAGAATCGGTTTCATTGATAAATGCAAACTAAGACGCTTCTAGAAGTATCATAGCATCCACCAGTCGGGTAAGCGATTGGAAGACGTCTTGACCACAGAGGAGCTGAAAGAGCTGCGAGAGTACGTGTTCGCCAGTCAGGGATTTCGTCATGGTGTTGACGTTTGCAGAGACTACGGAGATCTAATGGAGGACGGCGAGGTGGAGACGGCCTCGGGAGCGGCAGAGAGCAACAGTGTCGCGGATCGTGACAGTACCGAAATATTGCATCCACAGACGCAGACAAATAGAGGTGCCGCGCCTGTGCCCACCAGCCCTATGCAGGTACGTGATTGAAATTCGAAACGTCGAGTACCGAACCCTGTCTGACAAAAACCAGGGACCAGATAGTGCGGaccagcaacagcaacaacggCTGCAAGACCCGTCACCGAGCGTTGAGGCTCTTTCTGCGCCACATGCTACCGAGACGCTGGCCGATGCTCTACCCCAGGCTATTCTTGGAACGGGTACGTTGTTACTTTTGACAGTCGTTCACTCCCCTCAGTGCGGGAGCGCGGTGACGGTTAACGGCGTACTGACTATCCACAGTTCAAGATGAAAAGATGAAAAACATGATGATGTCTTGGTATTTTGCTGGCTACTACACTGGTTTGCACGCGGGCCAGCAACAAGCACGCAAGGACGCCAACCAGTAAATTCGCGCGCAATGACAAAGTGGCCATCTGAAATCGTGGCTGGCGCCGTAGAAGTGCGAAGCAGCAATGGCGAGGCTTGCATGTCACCAATGTGTCAACTATCGCGAGCCAATGGGGGTAAGGGTGCCCGTCTGCTCTACCCTGTCGCGCGACTAACCACCCAACAGTTCTTGCCTCAAAACCTCGGGAATGGAGGCTGCGAGATCATGGCTTACAATTCATCATGCGGCTCGCAGCTATCCAGTTCATCGCCCAGGCATCTTGCGTAGCTGTGTCCTTGCGATTATGGCTTTTGTAATCGTTATATTACTGCATGGGGTTTAGCCACGGCAAAGCGCGACAGGTCTGCGACACCACTGCGACAATCTCGAACCCCCCACCGGGAACCTCCAACATTTGAAGCATCAAACTATCCCAGCCACATGCCCAACTGGGTACGCATCGCCAGAATCTTTCCACTCTTGCAGCCGATCACCCGTTTCCTGTAGTCTTATGCCCAGTGTCAGGGGTCCGTGTTTCGCCATTGGGCGCGATCGGCCTGCACGCCTTTTAGAAGCAACAATCTCATGCGTGGATTTAAGGACTCCTGTCCCAGGCATACATTTCCCTCGCCATCTGATCGTTTGCCTCATAATACCGGTGTCGCACTATCACCTTTTCTCTCTCTCATCTCCTTCTAACTGTTCGAGCCGGTACTCGTAGTGCCTTTCAATCCTTTAACCACTCCCACTTTTCAACGCCTTTTCGACGTATATCCATTCTTTGCCCGCAGTGCAGGCTTACGCTCTCTTAACGACACTTTTTTACACGCCAAACAACTTAGTCATAATGAAGTACTTCGCTGCTCTTTCCGTGGCCGCTGCCACTGTTGTCTCAGCCACCGAGATGCAGGTGATGCCTCTTGCTCCCGCTCCCGCCGCAGGCCCAGCGACACATACCGTACGTTTTTTTCTTTCCACAATGATTTTCCAGAGAATTCCACCTAACACACAGCAGGTAGTTGTTGGTGGCTTGAAGGCAGTCGAAACCGGCATGGCGGCCATCCTAGGATACAACCCCGAGTCCATTACCGCCAACGTCGGTGACATGGTGCAATTCGTCTTCATGCAGAAGAATCACACGGCCACGCAATCGACCTTTGCCAACCCTTGCAAAAAGATGGACGGAGGCATGGACTCTGGTTTCATGCCCAACCCAGAGGGCAAGGACGGCGTAACCTGGAACATGACGGTTGAGACACAGGAGCCGCTCTGTAAGCACATTCCCATGTCATTACAAAGCAAGGGCGAGCAGAAAGCTAACAAAGGCGAATAGGGTTCTACTGCAAACAGCAAAACGGCATCCATTGCGGAAAGGGCATGGTCTTCAGCATCAACGCCGCTACAACCGGTAACAAGACCATGGCCGACTTCAAGCAACTCGCCATCAAGACCAACGGCACCAGTCTCGTAGCAGGCGACATCCTCTCCGCCGACCCCGCTGCCGCCGCTGCTCCTACTACCGTCACCATCTCCGCCggtggaggtggtggtggtgctgCTGCCACTGGCACAAACACTGGAAGCGCCGCTGCTGAGGCAActccccctcctcctcccGCTACCGTCGTCGCTGGCACAGGTGTCGACGGCCAGGGCGCCGCATGCTCATGCTCATGCCTGTGCGGCATCGCTGCCTTCCCGCAGAACGCGGCCATCAACAACTTTGGTGGCTTTGCCGGCATGATTGCGTAAGCACACGCTTTTACGCTTTTCAACGAATTTGGGGGGTTTCGATATAGGCTAGGGCTTTTTTAATGAGGGTTGGCGAGAGTTGACAAGAAACACTTTCTTATGACGATGAACGGGGTTCCGACGGAAGCTTCTGGTTTAGCCAACGTCGTGGACATTAACCTATATCATTTTTTTCACACACGATTTTCTTCTTTGGCGTTCGCATTATACCGTACTCCTCCTCTCGTTGCGATGGTTTTGTTGGCCGCACGAGCAAGGGGGGCTTTCTTGTTGGGACCAACGGGGATTTGATTTGACCCGGTCGGTCGGTTGGTTTGGTTTGGGCTGTAAAACTTGTAGTATTAGGAGCTTGAATCCAAGAGATTGCACTTTTTCCAACCTTGACTTGACCTCCGCTTCATCGTGATGATATACCTATTCTTGATTTCTAAGCCAGAAAGATAACTTGACATACATGACCGGCTAAGTAACTCGGCGGTAAACTGTGGGCGCAATGGGCACATCACCACCGCATTGGAAAATCAGCAATCAGTGTATTCAAGTATCCAAGGAGTAGGTAGCCCCAATAACACCACCTCATCACGCCTTTACCATTCAAACCCCCGCTGAAAAAAAAAACTCCCGCTTGGCCTCGATGATGCGTGTCCCCAGTCTAGATTGCGTGGCCAGTTGTCGCGTCGCGGTCGACAGTGGTTTCGCGGCACCGCCTCAGCCCAGTCTGACCCTGACCGCTCATTTCTTGGCGCCTGCTTCAGCCGCCTTCTTCGCCTCGGCTGCAACACGCAAAGTCAGCGCGTGGCGGCTTGGAAGTGTATGTACAAGATAAAACTCCGGCTCTGCAGGGATATAAAAGGGGGAAGGGGCGGTAGGAATTATTAACATACCAGCTGCTTGCTTCGCGCGCATGATCTCTGCTACAGACTCCTTGGTTCGGGCAAACTCGGTGCCGGATTGCTACACATCATCATCCCCCTTGGTTAGTCACCATGGTTTTTCCCCGGGCCTTTCACCGGCTTCACGTACAGTGTTCTTTCCTTTCTATATCGTCTTGTTAGTTTTAACTTGCGATATGTGTGATGTGGGTTGTGAATGAAGAGACGTACCTTTCCCGCCTCGGCCTTGAGGTTCTTTTCCCTAGCCTTTTCGCGCTGGTTACCACGAGCCATTTCGGACTTTTGTTCTGCGACGGAAATGGAAAAAAATTTCTTGGGTTTTGAGGTAGCAGCGTGTGGCAGCTGTGAGTTGCTGCGAGAGGATTTTGTTTGAACTGAGAGCGTCGTCGGGGGAATAAAAGAGTAAGTGGTGTAAGCTGCGACACTTGTCTGATAAAATAGCGCGCGTTGTTTGGGTCGCCCTGGCCAATCGAGGCTAGGGAGGGCAATCGGGGGCTAGATCGAGGGAAGTTCGGAAGCGGCCGATTCGGGGCTTCTATCGCCACGTGAAGAGACGTCCACACTCGTCGTTGCTTCACAAAGTTGTGGTTTACGTTTGTTCTTTGAATGTTTCGCATTGCATTGCGGAGTTTATCATCTGTGTTTGTTTTAGGCCACCTTCGTGATGTGCGATCCCGCTGTTACTGGTTGCTATGAGCGAACAACTGCGGATTCTATGCGATTCTATAAACCCCAGCTTTGAGGGGCATCGCTTCAGACGGTCGTTTACACCAAATGTATTAACAAGCGCTTTCTCCTCGGCATTCTCATGGAAAGGAACTGGGACTACTAATTTTGGGAGAGGAATAGTCAGTAGCACACGCGAAATGGTGGGCACCTATTCAGGACAGCGAAAGAAGAGTCACCAAAAACATTTCGCGACATGTCAATCACACCAAAAACTGACTTGTTGTGTCCAAAGATGTATATGTAGTGCTACAAGTTGCCGATACATGCAAACACCTGATCAAGTAAACGACGTCTCCTTCAACCCTCTTACACTATCCGCGTCGTCCTACCATGATTCACGATCCTCAATATCGTTTCTCTACCAATTTGTCTCATTGACAACATGTACAAATTACACTCGCATAACGTCGTCTTTTACAACCAATCCATGGCTGTACCGGGTCTCGCTACCCCCCTGCCAGAAGCGACTCGCAGCATCATGATCCCATGTCGCACAGATATACCACAACACTCTATCATCACCGTCAACCCCGTTCAGTATACAATCCCGGTACCACACACTCGGAACCCCGTCCGATGAAGCCGCTGTAGCCTCGCGATCCTGCCACTGTGCTTGGCCTGTTGTCTGGATTGGCGATATATTAGCAATCTGTAGCCGATTGGGTATATTGGCTTGCAATATGCGAGCATCATCACCCGCGAACGCCTCTTAACTGTACATATGTATACAAAACCTCAGCGTGGTACAGGTATATAGATGTAATCAGTTCCGGTATTCTACAAGCAACCTCATTCCTTCAACAACACCTTCCGATTCTATCTCCGTCTCCATCACACAACATGGCTCGCACTACTGCGCttctcctctccctcctcgcaGGCCAAACATGTGCTCACACGTTCATATGGGTAACCTCACCCCACCTCACCAATCCCATCCCCACCCCTTCCTAACCACCAACCAATCCCAGGGCGTCTTCGTCAACGGCATCGACCAAGGTACATTCCGCGGCATCCGTATCCCCGCCTACAACGGCCCCTTCGGCCGCGGCGGCTACAACAACTCGCCCGTCAAAGACCTCGCCTCCATCGACATGCGCTGCAACGTGCTCGGCGACCTGCAAGCCCACGACACCATCAAAGTAAATCCAGGCGACAACCTAACACTAGACTGGCACCACGAAACACGCAGCGATGCCGACGATGTGATTGCGAGCTCGCACCACGGACCGTCGATGGTGTATATATCGTCTGATCCCCCGACCAACGACTCCTTTGTTAAGATATGGCATGAGGGCAAGTATCAGGCGAACCCCTTTCCACAGCCGGGGCTGTGGAGTACGACGGGTGATGTTGCGAAACGCGCTGGGCATATGAATGTTAGAGTGCCGGCGGGACTGAAAGCGGGATTCTACCTCATCCGCGCGGAGATGGTGGGTCTGCACGAGGCGGATGTGAGTTTTGCGCAAAACCCGAGGCGAGGCGCGCAGTTCTATCCGGATTGTGTGCAGATTGAGGTTGTGGGGGATGGGGATGTTGAACTACCTAGGGGAGTCGGGTTTCCGGGTGCGTATTCGTATGAGGATCCGGGTGTGGTGCATAATGTGAGTTTTTtgtgatgatgatgatgatgatgatgaagtGCTGATGAGGGGGGTTACGAGGTGTGCTGATTTTTTGTGATGTGATTAGGTGTATTGCTCTACGGAGACGGTGAAACCAAGGTCTTCTACTACGTCTTGTGTTACTGACTATGTTATCCCTGGGCCTACGGTTTGGTCTGGTGCTTGGCCTGAGACTACAGCGATGTCTGTCGGGCCTGTCAAGGGTGTTACTACAGCGACGGCATGGAGTACGTGGATTGGCACTGACAGCATGGTGACGAGTGCTACGTATTCGGACGTAAAGAGTCAGACGATTGTTGGGACTTCAAAGTATACTGCGAGCTGGAGTAAGGCGTATGCCACGCCTCCTGCGACGGCGGCACGGTGGTAGATTGTACAGCAAGGAACGGTATGATTGGAGATGCATTCAGATATAGAGCCGCCGCAAACTTGTGGCATAAGACTGTATGCCCTATCTCCAATCGATTAGCCAAATTTCAAAGACTTTTTGATCCTCCGCAAATTTGTATCGAAGAAATCCTTCACTCCCAAACAAACCAGAAAAGAGAATGCACCGAAAAAATGTTGCATAGTCTTTTCAAATGCCATCGGCTGTTTTCCTTCAAGCATCACTCCAGATCACTTGCCTTCCTGCCAATTGTTGGTACTCAGTCGTCGATGACTATGACCTCTATCTTGCGCTTTTTGTCGTTCCCTTGAACAGGTTCAGGCCCTTCCGCCTCTCGCTTGACAGGTCTACTGTCATCGTCGATCACAATCGGCTCTTGTTTGATCGCTACGTTGTCGTTCGCGATTGACTGGTGCCTGCTGGTCGTGTTCTCTGTGTCTTGGTTCTGTTATGCATCAGTGTGAATCCATTGCATATCAGTTGCCTACAAACCTCGTAGTATTTCAGAAGAGTCAACAGACTCTTTCGCTTTTGTCCTGCAAGACCCTTGTCGTGACGTCTGTAGCCAGTAATCATGGCTATGATCTCTTCAACCGTAACACCGTCTTGTTCATTCTGACCGCTTGATGCCGAGGTCTCGTTTTGGGAAGTCGGTATAGTGGCGTTGGCACTGTGGTGGTCTTTGGAGGCTGGAGTCGTGATCCCTGTCTGTTCTGCGGGTTGGCCTACCGGTAACGTACGGTCGGGGGTTGTACTGGATGGTTGCGGTTCAAAGCCCAATGACTTCAGTGCGTCTACAGTGTGTTAACATAACATTGTGGTGATGACATGATTCCCTTACCAATTGAACGATACTTGAAACGAAACGTGAAGAGTGGCTCCGGCTCCTTCTCTGCTCGAACCCCAATTTTTTCACACTTACATCCTCTCCCTGGCCCCAAACTCCATCGTTATTAGTATAAATACAAACATGTAAGTGATATCGATAACATACGTTGTCTGGACTGATCTTGTATTCCCTTTCATGACCTTTTCTGATATGGGTCCTACGGGACATAGCTCTCTTTTCCGGTCCCTGGTATCCTGGCTGTTGTTATGCTGTCTGGGGAGCAAGTTGATGATACGATACACTGACAACTCAATCGCACCGAGTGATTCAACAGGCTTGAGCATTGCAGATGCAATAGTGTCGTGATTTTCTTCAACTAAAATATAATTCTAGCACAAAGTGAGGCCGTCAATACATTCTTAATGAGAATTACGTACCGATTTCCAAATTGGAGAAGCAAAAGCTGGACTCCAACCGCttgccttcttcttcctaGCTTGTATAGCTCTGGATATGACCCTTTTTTTGGTACAAGCTGTCTTTGCACAACCTCCACTTAGAGACACGTGTTCCATCTATTCTTAGTTGAAGTGATACGGAAGATTCTTCAAATGGTGGGGTAAAGGTGGTCTTGATGGCAAATTCCACGCCCGATGTCGACTCAACGTAGCGTGTGATAGACTTTGACGGCCCctcctcgtcttcgtcttcgtaTTCCTTGAGTGGCCGGCCGTTGGCGATCACTTGTACCGTGACGCCGGGATAGTCCTTTTGGATCGCTATGGCGTCTTGATGCGACAAAGCGATGGTGGCAGATGGGAGTATGCAGAAGAAGGAGGTTACTGGAGCAGGTAAATGGCCGCCGCCAACAGGATTGAGCGCACGGGGGAGTGTGCAAGTGGAGGTAGCGTACCTTGAGGTGAGTCGCCGTGCAGCAAGCTCTAAAAGGTTCGTGCGACTTGATTGGGCGACAAGTGGGGCGCAGCCATGAGAGAAGAAGGTGGGCAGCTGTGGCGGATGGAAGCAAACAAATTCCAATTAGTGCAAGGTAATTCATATGCTGTAATCCAAGCATATGAAGAAAGTACACCCAGATAGCTGCTACATTAGCAGAAGATCCCAAATGATAAGGAAGTGCAGAGCACATGACTGCGTAAAGGCAGCATGATCGTGCAGCACCTCCTTCCATGTCTCCCAACGCCGTTACCGCATAACCCAATTCCAATCAAAATATCCGTACATGCCCATAAATTGCACCTATTGGCGCAGAACCTAATGCCAATCAAAACATTTGTACAAGCCCGCAAATTGCACTCAGTGGTGCAGAACCCAATGTTAATCAAAATGTCCGTACATGCCCGCAAATTTTAGCTGGTGGTGCAGCAGTGTATCCCCTCAGTCTAACACAATGACCTCCCTGTGCTGGCCACAGTGACGCTTGCTCTTATTCTGCTGCACGACTCCCGGATCATCTTGATCATTCTTCTCTTGCTTGTCATTGGGGACGTCCTGGAT
This sequence is a window from Pyrenophora tritici-repentis strain M4 chromosome 4, whole genome shotgun sequence. Protein-coding genes within it:
- a CDS encoding SEC23, Vesicle coat complex COPII, subunit SEC23, giving the protein MADFDALKDQWSEIEDRDGIRLSWNTFPSSRMEASRLVVPIGALYTPLKEKTDTPLLQYQPVGCRAPCKAVLNPFCQIDMRARVWICPFCLSRNGLPPHYKDISAEQVPPELHANSTSIEYCFPAPVQTPPIFIFVVDTCQEEDSLKALKDSIIMSLSLLPPYALVGLITYGTMTQVHELGYTECAKSYVFRGSKDYASKQVHEMLGLSSMAGRPGVPQQQPGRPPMAPPGGANTRFILPISQCEFQLTNALESLQRDPWPVANDKRPLRCTGVALSVAAGLLETQFINTGARIMLFSGGPATEGPGMVVGPELREPMRSHHDIDRDNIKYYKKALKFYEGLAKRVSQNGHIVDIFAGCLDQVGLLEMRGLANTTGGHMILTDSFTSSMYKQSFARVFNKDADDNLLMGFNAELEVLTTKELKITGLIGHAVSLNKKSVSVGETECGIGNTCAWKMCGIDPEASYGVYFEIAGQGGPNQMQSGQQQALIQFLTRYQHSAGQYRLRVTTVARPMSGPSGDPAIAQSFDQEAAAVLMSRIAVFKAEVDDGPDVLRWVDRMLIRLCARFAEYRKDDPSSFRLEKNFTLYPQFMFHLRRSQFLQVFNNSPDETAFYRHVMNHEDVSNSLIMIQPTLDSYGFDHEGGQPVLLDSSSIQSETVLLLDTFFHILIFHGETMAEWRKAGYQEQEGYENFRELLEAPKEDAKELIQDRFPLPRFIVCDAGGSQARFLLSKLNPSTTHTSGTYGGVAQTAQTIFTDDVSLQTFMDHLMKLAVSGTS
- a CDS encoding RNA-binding protein (RRM domain), whose translation is MAADDTKSKKRKGASEAAPKAKKARKSDDVAAVVADAKPTRKSARKQAADFMEIDDVVEEEAPVAEAVKPKKGKKSKAATKVDEVAAEPVAEAVEVTEVQEKPKKQGKKAKAAVTEETVVVEAPKEKVKKTKKTKTADAAPAEETTTVVKETITVTKPKKAKAAKKQEAPEPEVQVTEVAVVEDAAEDAEGAEDAEDAEDAAEDDQTAALLAGFSDDDTDADDDLNFDEDAKVPKLSAKQRKAIKEAENAPKSNQPGVIYVGRVPRGFFESQMKKYFSQFGKVNKLRLSRNKKTGASKHYAFVEFQSQEVADIVARTMNNYLLFGHILKVHLIPTDQVHPDLFKGGKDRFKVDPRNKKAGLEMERGAERAQWEKRVETENKRRTSKAKELKETFDYEFEAPALKTVDSVPKQTTLKAAEPQQLLTETLAEEAPVAEAPKGKKGKKAAKAGVESTETLTVTEAVSPAPAKKGKKATKAKAAEEPTVAVEQVTVVTEPIADKKTKKDKKRKSDVALDTPAATVTEEEEPAA
- a CDS encoding SMN domain containing protein; protein product: MAPIVDMSDKNAWDDSVLIDSWDNAVNEYKKYHSIHQSGKRLEDVLTTEELKELREDYGDLMEDGEVETASGAAESNSVADRDSTEILHPQTQTNRGAAPVPTSPMQGPDSADQQQQQRLQDPSPSVEALSAPHATETLADALPQAILGTVQDEKMKNMMMSWYFAGYYTGLHAGQQQARKDANQ
- a CDS encoding 4F5 domain containing protein; this encodes MARGNQREKAREKNLKAEAGKKGKNTQSGTEFARTKESVAEIMRAKQAAAEAKKAAEAGAKK